Proteins from a single region of Actinomycetota bacterium:
- a CDS encoding amino acid ABC transporter ATP-binding protein, whose amino-acid sequence MVEFDHVKKSFGSNVVLDDINLDIRQGEAIVIAGPSGSGKSTMLRCINGLETVDSGDVRFDGRSVAKAGKSIYELRADMGMVFQSFNLFPHKTVLQNITLGPTEVKGVSGEEAKERGVALLERVGIPEKADAYPADLSGGQQQRVAIARALAMEPKLMLFDEPTSALDPEMIREVLDVMRDLANSGMTMVVVTHEMGFAREVCDRIIFIDEGKIVEEGPPDEFFTNAQSQRAKDFVDKILHH is encoded by the coding sequence CTGGTCGAGTTCGACCACGTCAAGAAATCCTTCGGCTCGAACGTGGTGCTGGACGACATCAACCTGGACATCCGCCAGGGCGAAGCGATCGTGATCGCCGGGCCGTCTGGGTCGGGCAAGTCGACGATGCTGCGCTGCATCAACGGGCTGGAGACGGTGGATTCGGGCGACGTCCGATTCGACGGCCGGTCGGTCGCCAAAGCGGGCAAGTCGATATACGAGCTGCGCGCTGACATGGGGATGGTCTTCCAGTCGTTCAACCTGTTCCCTCACAAGACGGTGCTCCAGAACATCACCCTGGGTCCGACGGAGGTGAAGGGGGTCTCGGGCGAGGAGGCGAAGGAGCGTGGAGTAGCCCTGCTCGAGCGGGTCGGTATCCCCGAGAAAGCGGACGCGTATCCGGCGGATCTGTCCGGAGGACAACAGCAACGCGTAGCCATCGCGCGCGCCTTGGCGATGGAGCCGAAGCTGATGCTCTTCGACGAGCCGACCTCGGCGCTGGACCCTGAGATGATCCGGGAGGTCTTGGACGTCATGAGGGACCTGGCGAACTCCGGCATGACGATGGTCGTCGTCACGCACGAGATGGGGTTCGCGCGTGAGGTGTGCGACCGCATCATCTTCATCGACGAAGGAAAGATCGTCGAGGAAGGCCCGCCCGACGAGTTCTTCACCAACGCCCAGAGCCAGCGAGCGAAGGACTTCGTCGACAAGATCCTGCACCACTAA
- a CDS encoding glutamate ABC transporter substrate-binding protein, translating to MERWKLLIAVLSLLALVGVACGDDGGTGTGGDTGDTASQPEHEVEEFPADTTMGKIQEKGEIIVGTKFDVPLFGFKNPQTGDVEGFDPDMAQIIADHLGVELKIEEAISDNRIPFLQEGTVDLVLSTMTITTDRDAEIDFSRPYYIAHGRILTAKDSGIEGAEDTAGKKVCTALDSTYQTVVLPEQMPDADPKIVDSYSECFALLQKGQVDAMVTDDVILAGFLQQDPSLHIVGEELTTDPYGAGVQDKDTEFAEFVSGVIEGTFEDGTWQELYDKWIGKYTGQEAEDPSTLTLEDALEIYPCSETC from the coding sequence ATGGAGAGGTGGAAGTTGTTGATCGCGGTCCTCTCGTTGCTGGCGCTCGTCGGCGTCGCGTGTGGCGACGATGGCGGCACGGGCACCGGCGGTGACACGGGTGACACTGCAAGTCAGCCCGAGCACGAGGTAGAGGAGTTCCCGGCAGACACCACGATGGGCAAGATCCAGGAGAAGGGCGAGATCATCGTCGGAACGAAGTTCGACGTCCCGCTGTTCGGCTTCAAGAACCCGCAGACGGGTGACGTCGAAGGTTTCGACCCCGACATGGCGCAGATCATCGCGGACCACCTCGGCGTGGAGCTGAAGATCGAAGAAGCCATCTCGGACAACCGCATCCCGTTCCTGCAGGAAGGCACCGTCGACCTGGTGTTGTCGACGATGACGATCACCACGGACCGCGATGCAGAGATCGACTTCTCGCGTCCCTACTACATTGCCCACGGCCGGATCCTGACGGCGAAGGACTCGGGTATCGAGGGCGCCGAGGACACCGCGGGCAAGAAGGTGTGCACGGCGCTGGACTCGACGTACCAGACGGTGGTCCTGCCCGAGCAGATGCCGGACGCAGACCCGAAGATCGTCGACTCGTACTCCGAGTGCTTCGCGCTCCTGCAGAAGGGCCAGGTCGACGCGATGGTGACCGACGACGTGATCCTGGCCGGTTTCCTGCAGCAGGACCCCAGCCTCCACATCGTGGGCGAGGAGCTGACAACGGACCCGTACGGCGCCGGCGTTCAGGACAAGGACACCGAGTTCGCCGAGTTCGTTTCGGGTGTGATCGAGGGGACGTTCGAGGACGGCACGTGGCAGGAGCTCTACGACAAGTGGATCGGGAAGTACACGGGTCAAGAGGCCGAAGATCCCTCCACGCTAACGCTGGAGGACGCACTGGAGATCTACCCGTGCTCGGAGACCTGCTAG
- a CDS encoding amino acid ABC transporter permease — MGEFWEVFQRHLPEFRSGFFITCRLVAISFVIAMGMGTIIAAFRVAPAKALQRIGTVYVEFFRNIPLLVLIFIFFFGFPQVFNIGPWVAGTLALGLYTSAYIAETLRSGVFAVGKGQIDASLSLGLTYRQTLQKVVLPQSFRTVIPPLGNLIIAMIKNSAILGASALAIPDLLKTGRITAALTANAHASFFWAALGYLILTVTATFIVRYLEKRLAIRR, encoded by the coding sequence ATGGGTGAATTCTGGGAGGTGTTCCAAAGGCACCTCCCAGAATTCCGCTCGGGCTTCTTCATCACGTGCCGGCTCGTCGCGATCTCGTTCGTGATCGCGATGGGTATGGGCACGATCATCGCTGCATTCCGGGTAGCGCCCGCCAAAGCGCTGCAGCGCATCGGGACCGTGTACGTGGAGTTCTTCCGGAACATCCCGCTGCTGGTTCTTATCTTCATCTTCTTCTTCGGGTTCCCGCAGGTCTTCAACATCGGTCCCTGGGTCGCGGGAACCCTCGCGCTGGGTCTCTACACCTCGGCCTACATCGCCGAGACGCTTCGGTCGGGGGTATTCGCCGTCGGCAAGGGGCAGATCGATGCGTCGTTGTCCTTAGGTCTCACCTACCGCCAGACCTTGCAGAAGGTCGTCCTCCCGCAGTCGTTCCGGACGGTGATCCCGCCGTTGGGGAACCTGATCATCGCCATGATCAAGAACTCCGCGATCCTGGGCGCGTCCGCACTCGCCATCCCCGACCTGCTGAAGACCGGGCGCATCACCGCAGCGCTGACCGCTAACGCCCACGCGTCCTTCTTCTGGGCCGCTCTGGGTTACCTGATCCTGACGGTGACCGCGACCTTCATAGTTCGCTACCTCGAGAAGCGTCTGGCGATCCGCCGGTGA
- a CDS encoding amino acid ABC transporter permease, giving the protein MDYLFAPDRWEWLFSGNSFRFLLDGLIVNIELALIAMALSLTIGLLLALARIAKNPVIKGPAGIWIDVWRNLPLIFILLYLALSLPASWKQAYQDVAPTWLPEAFQNGRILAAIIGLTLYNSAVIAEIMRAGIQSLERGQGEAASALGLPYWKSMRLIILPQGLRRMVPATVSQLITLNKDTTLISILSIQEVMRHGRILGSCLPFTCGVEVPLLQVFLVVGTMFAILNYGLSRLSKRLEIKQRQTTGIEVERVTGLEDQVALDTDTR; this is encoded by the coding sequence ATGGACTACCTGTTCGCGCCCGACCGCTGGGAGTGGCTGTTCAGCGGCAACAGCTTCCGGTTCCTGCTGGACGGCCTCATCGTCAACATCGAGCTGGCGCTGATCGCGATGGCGCTGTCATTGACCATAGGGCTGCTGCTCGCGCTGGCGCGGATCGCCAAGAACCCAGTGATCAAGGGGCCGGCGGGGATCTGGATCGACGTCTGGCGCAACCTGCCTTTGATCTTCATCCTTCTCTACCTCGCGCTCAGCCTGCCGGCCTCGTGGAAGCAGGCATACCAAGACGTCGCTCCCACGTGGCTTCCCGAGGCGTTCCAGAACGGGCGCATCCTCGCTGCGATCATCGGGCTCACGCTCTACAACTCCGCCGTGATCGCCGAGATCATGCGCGCGGGCATCCAGTCGCTCGAGAGAGGGCAAGGTGAGGCGGCCTCTGCGTTGGGGCTCCCCTACTGGAAATCGATGCGCCTGATCATCCTTCCCCAAGGACTCCGTCGGATGGTCCCGGCGACGGTCTCGCAGCTGATCACGCTCAACAAAGACACGACGCTGATAAGCATCCTTTCGATCCAGGAGGTCATGCGCCACGGGCGGATCCTGGGAAGCTGCCTTCCCTTCACCTGCGGAGTCGAGGTCCCACTGCTTCAGGTGTTCCTCGTCGTGGGCACGATGTTCGCCATCTTGAACTACGGCCTGTCGAGGCTGTCCAAGCGGCTCGAGATCAAGCAGCGCCAGACGACCGGCATCGAGGTCGAAAGGGTGACGGGTCTGGAAGACCAGGTGGCGCTCGACACCGACACCAGGTAA
- a CDS encoding CopG family transcriptional regulator, whose product MSKREGTETQVTLKIPRPLYEQLKQVISGSGFHSVTEFAVYVLRDLVSHHGGTGKGPIAPRQDEPASVDVDPLSPEEIEAIRQRLQSLGYL is encoded by the coding sequence ATGAGCAAGCGGGAAGGGACCGAGACGCAGGTCACCCTCAAGATCCCGAGGCCGCTGTACGAGCAGCTGAAGCAGGTGATCAGCGGCTCGGGCTTCCACTCCGTCACGGAGTTCGCGGTCTACGTGCTGCGAGACCTCGTCTCCCACCATGGCGGGACCGGCAAGGGCCCGATCGCGCCCCGCCAGGACGAGCCCGCCTCCGTCGACGTAGACCCTCTGTCGCCGGAGGAGATCGAGGCCATCCGGCAGCGTCTCCAGTCGCTGGGATATCTGTAG